A genomic region of Bacteroides acidifaciens contains the following coding sequences:
- a CDS encoding helix-turn-helix domain-containing protein, whose amino-acid sequence MYIENDDFSVWMQKLYAKLEELCKDVRVLRNADRVLPEDDNLLDNQDLCLLFKVSIKTLQRYRAIGALPYFTISGKVYYKASDVREFIKERFSVTTLRQFEKEHCTKKKK is encoded by the coding sequence ATGTATATAGAAAATGACGATTTCAGCGTATGGATGCAGAAGTTGTACGCCAAACTGGAAGAACTCTGCAAGGATGTACGGGTACTGCGCAATGCCGACAGGGTGCTGCCCGAAGATGACAACCTGCTGGATAATCAAGACTTGTGCCTGCTGTTCAAAGTAAGCATCAAGACCCTGCAACGCTACCGGGCTATCGGTGCGCTACCGTACTTCACAATCAGCGGAAAAGTGTACTACAAGGCTTCCGATGTCCGGGAGTTCATCAAGGAGCGGTTCAGCGTCACCACGCTGCGCCAGTTCGAGAAAGAACACTGCACGAAGAAAAAGAAGTGA
- a CDS encoding relaxase/mobilization nuclease domain-containing protein: MIGKIRKGSGFKGCVNYVLGKEQATLLHAEGVLAESNRDIIRSFILQAGMNPDLKNPIGHIALSYSPVDAPKLTDGKMVQFAQEYMREMKITDTQYIIVRHQDREHPHVHIVFNRIDNNGKTISDRNDMYRNEQVCKKLKAKHGLYFAKGKEHVKQHRLKEPDKSKYEIYNAVKDEIGKSRNWQQLQTRLAEKGIGIHFKYRGQTGEVQGISFSKGEYTFKGSEIDRSFSFSKLDKCFGDVGLNTAGNNQQTVSAPVQEPAQTLGKADSPLLAGLGGLFSAPSSPADDTPDNLGERKKKKKKRHLKL, from the coding sequence ATGATTGGAAAAATAAGAAAGGGAAGCGGATTTAAAGGCTGCGTGAACTATGTACTCGGCAAGGAACAGGCAACCTTGCTTCATGCGGAGGGAGTGTTAGCCGAAAGCAACCGGGACATCATACGCAGTTTCATACTGCAAGCCGGGATGAACCCCGACCTGAAAAATCCTATCGGACATATTGCGCTAAGCTATTCCCCGGTGGACGCACCCAAGCTGACAGACGGGAAAATGGTACAGTTTGCGCAGGAGTACATGCGTGAAATGAAAATCACCGATACGCAGTACATCATCGTGCGCCACCAAGACCGGGAACATCCACACGTGCATATCGTGTTCAACCGCATAGACAACAACGGCAAGACCATTTCGGACAGGAACGACATGTACCGCAACGAGCAGGTATGCAAGAAGCTGAAAGCCAAACACGGGCTTTATTTCGCTAAAGGCAAGGAGCATGTAAAGCAGCACCGTTTGAAAGAGCCGGACAAATCCAAATACGAGATTTACAATGCCGTAAAGGATGAAATCGGGAAATCAAGGAACTGGCAACAGTTACAAACCCGGCTGGCAGAAAAGGGTATCGGGATTCATTTCAAGTACAGGGGACAGACTGGCGAAGTGCAGGGCATATCCTTTTCCAAAGGCGAATATACGTTCAAGGGTTCGGAGATAGACCGCAGTTTCAGTTTCTCCAAGCTGGATAAATGCTTCGGGGATGTGGGGCTGAACACTGCCGGAAACAATCAACAGACGGTTTCCGCACCAGTTCAGGAGCCAGCGCAGACACTGGGAAAAGCCGACAGTCCGTTACTGGCAGGCTTGGGCGGTCTGTTCTCCGCCCCGTCCTCTCCGGCTGATGATACGCCCGACAATCTCGGTGAAAGAAAAAAGAAGAAAAAGAAACGACACTTAAAATTATAG
- a CDS encoding MobC family plasmid mobilization relaxosome protein: MTGIRNKPGGRPAKSWIDKQNRVVSTKLTELQFYAIRKRATEAGLHVSEYVRQAVVSAEVTPRLNRQDADTIRKLAGEANNINQLAHRANAGGFALVAVELVKLKNRIVEIINQLSDDWKNKKGKRI; this comes from the coding sequence ATGACAGGGATAAGGAACAAACCGGGAGGTCGCCCGGCAAAAAGCTGGATAGACAAGCAGAACCGGGTAGTCAGCACGAAACTGACCGAGTTACAGTTCTACGCAATCAGGAAGCGAGCCACCGAAGCCGGGCTGCACGTCAGCGAGTACGTCCGGCAGGCGGTCGTTTCGGCAGAGGTAACGCCCCGGCTGAACAGGCAGGATGCGGACACTATCCGCAAGCTGGCGGGCGAAGCCAACAACATCAACCAACTGGCGCACCGGGCGAATGCCGGAGGATTCGCACTGGTGGCGGTGGAACTGGTGAAACTCAAGAACAGGATTGTCGAAATCATAAACCAACTGTCGGATGATTGGAAAAATAAGAAAGGGAAGCGGATTTAA
- a CDS encoding toprim domain-containing protein gives MTYKEANNISIKDYLNSLGIQPVTEKGNYGMYRSPLREDNTPSFKVDYNANLWCDYGTGEGGTLIDLVMKQNGCNAYGAICQLEQGSTASFSFHGKDLPERDTKRQAASPIEIRRIQPLQNPALMRYLQERGISPGTAAPYVQEMYYRIGGKPYFALAFRNDSGGYELRNPRFKGSTSKDITHIRQQGEPRDTCFVFEGFMDYLSFLTIRQRESPGMPCTDWQDYVILNSTANVDKALYPLAGYGHIHCMLDNDEAGRKAVETIRQEYKWRVRDASHLYSGHNDLNDYLRSLNVKQSQDLTVTDKPQPEHDNRQNPGEKRKRGLRM, from the coding sequence ATGACCTATAAGGAAGCCAACAATATCAGTATCAAGGATTACCTGAACTCTTTGGGAATCCAGCCCGTCACGGAAAAGGGAAACTACGGGATGTACCGCAGCCCCTTACGGGAGGACAACACGCCGAGTTTCAAGGTGGATTATAACGCCAATCTATGGTGTGACTACGGAACCGGCGAGGGCGGGACGCTCATCGACCTTGTGATGAAGCAGAACGGGTGCAACGCCTACGGTGCTATCTGCCAACTGGAACAGGGCAGCACCGCCTCTTTTTCCTTTCATGGGAAAGACCTGCCCGAAAGGGACACGAAAAGGCAGGCAGCCAGCCCGATAGAGATACGCAGAATACAGCCGTTACAGAATCCGGCACTCATGCGCTACTTGCAGGAAAGGGGAATTTCCCCCGGAACGGCAGCCCCGTACGTGCAGGAAATGTATTACCGCATCGGTGGGAAGCCTTATTTTGCGCTGGCGTTCAGGAATGATTCAGGAGGTTACGAGCTTCGCAATCCCCGTTTCAAGGGCAGCACATCGAAAGACATCACCCATATAAGGCAGCAGGGAGAGCCGAGAGATACCTGTTTCGTGTTCGAGGGCTTTATGGACTATCTTTCATTCCTCACTATCCGGCAGCGGGAAAGCCCGGGTATGCCCTGTACCGACTGGCAGGACTACGTTATCCTGAACTCCACCGCCAACGTAGATAAAGCCTTATATCCGCTGGCTGGTTACGGTCATATACACTGTATGCTTGACAATGACGAGGCAGGCAGGAAAGCGGTTGAAACCATAAGGCAGGAATACAAATGGCGTGTACGTGACGCATCACACCTGTACAGCGGTCACAATGACCTGAACGACTATCTGCGTAGCCTTAATGTGAAGCAATCCCAAGATTTGACAGTTACCGACAAGCCCCAGCCGGAGCATGATAACAGACAAAATCCGGGTGAAAAAAGAAAGAGAGGGCTAAGGATGTGA
- a CDS encoding helix-turn-helix domain-containing protein, with amino-acid sequence MNNPFEEIFKRLENIEKMIAPVMGAQPEERQDGKEPVLVKISVASGITRYSVNYLYHLASKGLIPCVKRGRTLRFDMEELKKWMQQQYVPASNRLPDEKEKR; translated from the coding sequence ATGAACAATCCTTTCGAAGAAATTTTCAAACGGCTGGAGAACATCGAGAAGATGATTGCCCCAGTCATGGGCGCACAGCCCGAAGAACGGCAGGACGGAAAAGAGCCTGTGTTAGTCAAAATATCCGTTGCCAGCGGCATAACCAGGTATTCGGTCAATTACCTGTACCACTTAGCCAGTAAGGGACTGATACCGTGTGTCAAGCGTGGGCGTACCCTGCGTTTTGACATGGAGGAACTCAAAAAGTGGATGCAGCAGCAGTATGTCCCGGCTTCTAACAGACTTCCCGATGAAAAAGAAAAGAGGTGA
- a CDS encoding helix-turn-helix domain-containing protein: protein MEIVTIEKKTFELWKQRFENFVGRVDALCVPLRRKRDKWLDNCKTCRLLNVSARTMQTYRDTGRLPYSQINGKIYYKASDVEVFLLNQVRDNSKK from the coding sequence ATGGAAATAGTGACGATTGAAAAGAAAACTTTTGAGCTTTGGAAACAGAGGTTTGAAAACTTTGTGGGTCGTGTGGATGCGCTCTGCGTGCCTTTACGCAGGAAGCGTGACAAATGGCTGGATAACTGCAAGACCTGCCGTTTGCTGAACGTTTCAGCCCGGACGATGCAGACCTACCGTGACACGGGGAGACTGCCTTATTCGCAGATTAACGGCAAGATTTACTACAAGGCTTCGGACGTGGAAGTCTTTCTGCTTAATCAGGTAAGGGACAATTCTAAAAAGTAG
- a CDS encoding AAA family ATPase, producing MNTLVELSIKDFKAIKRADVQLDGITVVSGINGCGKSTMSKLLYYIFRNANSFEELVLLYTNSQIRPYLNVLEQIQSLLLYRRDTSSYRRLYFRNIELTSLENTHAFLDLVKDLCARFLNLESDLQKAGNSIITERLRLILRSTLKSGEDRDTKKMLDALVGRISEHLTKAEQLNVERPYRLLKESLNAAFDVNLSKSIVLKEYGDAILGENLSNVPLLHYIKKVAYIDTPMVIGMETSSQQPIYWKELNLLLKQPPRRGYKRTINNIIKEDIIKGDVSFDEDGFSAGFKYKREDGKEFDLLECATGIKSFSLLQLLLKNLFLDENTLLIIDEPEAHLHPQWIVEYARLIVLLHKKVGVKFFIASHSTDMVSAIRYIAEEEKCLSSLSFYVAENEEQKSNAFVFRPLGHDIEPIFESFNKSFERLDYYVSKKKK from the coding sequence ATGAATACATTAGTAGAACTATCTATCAAAGATTTTAAAGCTATCAAACGGGCTGATGTGCAGCTTGATGGTATTACTGTCGTGTCAGGTATAAATGGATGCGGTAAAAGTACAATGTCTAAATTGTTATATTATATATTTCGAAATGCAAATTCATTTGAAGAATTGGTCTTGCTTTATACAAATAGTCAGATTCGTCCTTATTTAAATGTCTTAGAACAGATTCAATCTTTACTGCTATATCGTAGAGATACCAGTAGTTATCGAAGATTATACTTTAGAAATATAGAATTGACTAGCTTGGAGAACACTCATGCCTTTTTAGATTTAGTAAAAGATTTGTGCGCAAGATTTTTAAATTTGGAAAGTGATTTGCAAAAAGCAGGAAATTCAATTATTACTGAACGTTTACGTTTAATATTACGCTCAACTTTAAAATCCGGTGAAGATAGAGATACAAAAAAAATGTTAGATGCCTTAGTTGGAAGAATTTCTGAACATCTCACAAAAGCTGAGCAGTTAAATGTTGAACGTCCATATCGGTTGTTGAAAGAAAGTTTGAATGCGGCTTTTGATGTTAATTTGTCAAAAAGTATTGTTTTGAAAGAATATGGAGATGCTATCTTAGGAGAGAATCTTTCAAATGTTCCTTTATTGCATTATATAAAAAAAGTTGCTTATATTGACACTCCTATGGTTATAGGAATGGAAACATCTTCTCAACAACCAATATATTGGAAAGAATTGAATTTATTGTTAAAGCAACCACCAAGAAGAGGATATAAAAGAACTATTAATAATATAATTAAGGAAGATATAATTAAAGGAGATGTTTCTTTTGACGAAGATGGATTCTCTGCCGGGTTTAAGTATAAGAGAGAAGATGGGAAAGAGTTTGATTTATTAGAGTGTGCTACTGGTATTAAATCATTTTCGTTGTTACAATTATTGTTGAAAAATTTATTTTTAGATGAAAATACATTGCTTATTATTGATGAGCCAGAGGCACATTTACATCCTCAATGGATTGTAGAGTATGCACGTTTAATAGTTTTATTACATAAAAAAGTTGGTGTGAAGTTTTTTATTGCTAGTCATAGTACAGACATGGTTAGCGCTATTAGGTATATTGCAGAAGAGGAAAAATGCTTATCCTCTCTGTCTTTTTATGTGGCAGAGAATGAAGAACAAAAAAGTAATGCTTTTGTATTTCGTCCATTAGGACATGATATTGAACCTATTTTTGAATCCTTTAATAAGTCGTTTGAAAGATTAGATTATTATGTCAGTAAAAAGAAAAAATGA
- a CDS encoding helix-turn-helix domain-containing protein, producing MEIVTIEKKTFELWKQRFENFVGRVDTLCVPLCRKHDKWLDNCETCRLLNVSARTMQTYRDTGRLPYSQINGKIYYKASDVEVFLLNQVRDNSKK from the coding sequence ATGGAAATAGTGACGATTGAAAAGAAAACTTTTGAACTATGGAAACAGAGGTTTGAAAATTTTGTGGGGCGTGTGGATACGCTCTGCGTGCCTTTGTGCAGGAAGCATGACAAATGGCTGGATAACTGCGAAACCTGCCGTTTGCTGAACGTTTCAGCCCGGACGATGCAGACCTACCGTGACACGGGGAGACTGCCTTATTCGCAGATTAACGGCAAGATTTACTACAAGGCTTCGGACGTGGAAGTCTTTCTGCTTAATCAGGTAAGGGACAATTCTAAAAAGTAG
- a CDS encoding helix-turn-helix domain-containing protein → MDLITKDSETTLVLFSSLDRVLENVEYVVMNYRPVLNGEHYLTGDEVCRRLCISKRTLQDYRDTGLLGYVQLPGKIIYRESDIMDLLERFYRK, encoded by the coding sequence ATGGATTTGATAACGAAAGATTCCGAAACTACGCTGGTGCTGTTTTCTTCACTTGACAGGGTGCTGGAAAACGTGGAGTACGTGGTAATGAACTATCGCCCGGTATTGAACGGTGAACACTACCTGACGGGCGATGAAGTGTGCAGGCGGCTTTGCATCAGCAAACGGACGTTGCAGGATTACAGGGACACGGGACTGCTGGGGTACGTGCAGCTTCCGGGAAAAATCATCTACCGGGAAAGCGACATCATGGATTTGTTGGAAAGGTTTTATCGGAAATGA